GCCGCCGACGACACCCTGCGCCGGCATCCGCTGCCGGAGAAGGCGATCTGCCCGCAGATCACCGATGCCGAGCGGGAGGTCTATGACAAGATCGAGCACCTGGACGAGTTCTTCGCCGCCGCCATGGACGATGATTTCAACACCGCCGCGGCCATCGGCCACCTGTTCGAGGCGGTGCGCGGGATCAACCGGCTGATCGGCGAGGCCCGGTTCGACGAATGCCCCCTGTCACTGCAGGTGATCGCCGACGGGGCGCGCAAGCTGCGGGAGCTGGGCGGCGTGCTGGGGCTGTTCGGCTCCGATCCGGCCGACTGGCTGGAAAGGCAGAAGGCGAGCGGTCTGCAGGCGGTCGACTATACTCCGGAACAGATCGAGGCGCTGATCGCCGAGCGCAGCCGGGCGCGGGCCGAGCGCGACTTCGTCCGCGCCGACGAGATCCGCGACGAACTGGCCGCCGCCGGCATCGAGCTGCTCGACAGCAAGGAAGGAACGACCTGGCGGTTGAAGTAGGGACGAGTCGTTCACCGGCCCTTCTTCGCCCCTCCTTCACTCAATATCAAGGAAAGCGTTTTTTCTGGTGGAGGACTCGTTCGCGTTGCCGGCAGCCATGCCCCTCCCCTTTCACTCGAAGGCGAAAAGGGAGAGCGTGGATTAACTGTCCTATTTGCCGCTGTCGATCAGCGGACGTACCTCGTCGATCGCGAAGGTGAGTACCGCCTTGATGTTGTCGGCCGCCCTGTCGCCGGCCATCTGGCGAACCGTGCCGACCATCTGGTCAAAAACCGGTCCTGACTCGTCGGCCTTCACGACCGACATGTAGACCCGGCCGCCCTGCCAGGCATAGGGGTCGGGGGCGGGATGGAAAAAGACGAAAGCCGCCCGGGGGTTTTCGCGCAGGTTGGCATAGGAACGGTTGTCGCCGATTGCCATCATTACGGTGTTTTCGTCGACCATCTGCAGGGCCGAGAAGACAGCATTGTCGACCTTGCCGCTGCTGTCTGCGGTGGCCAGGGTGCCAAGGCGGGTCGGGTTGTTGAACAGGGCCATCAATTCCTTTCGGTTCATTTTTTTCTCCTGGGTTTGCGTGTTGACCGGCAAAAGTTCTTCGTTGCAACTATCTGGGCGCGTTTTGCTGTTTGGCTAAGAGTACAGGCATAACCTTGTCGAGGAAACCATCAATCGTCTTTCCGCTGCAGACCCCGTCCCGAAAGTCGCGTACGAACAGCCTTTCGAGTTTCATGTCCACCTCGTGGGTCCTCTCGACGAAGGTGATCTGAGGGAACTCGGCCCGTAGCAGGTTGAGGTACTTCTTGTGGAGTGGGCAGAGGCTCATCACGCAGTTGGCCAAGTGCACGGCATCGACCCCCGAACTGGCCAGGGTCCGCACGCGACGAAAGATCTTCTCCGGTGCGTAGAGGGTGGGACAGCCGGCGCAGCAGCTGGGCCTGGATGGTTCTTGGCGGACGGCCGGATTGAAGGTTGGTCTGGTCCATGTCCCTGCTCTCAAGTTGCAAGGCCAGACAGGTGGGGGGCGGGGGCAGGTGGGAGTAAAAAAATAGTATTATGCCCCCGGAATTCCCGACTCAAGAAGGCTGTGGATTCGGTGAATGTTTTATCCCAGTGAGATTTCTGTTCCGTTTTCGCTTTCTGCAGCCTTCATCACGCATCTCCACTCGGTATCCGTTCGAACAGCATGCCGTAATGGTAAGGCGGCAGATCAATGAGGCCCGGCGGCAACAGTTGGAATCCGGCGTCTTCGGCCCAGGCTTGGCACTGTTCGGGGCGGGGACGGATTTCCATCGAAGGGCCACGCGGCGTAGTCGGATCGTAATTCCAGTGGATGACGGCCAGCTTGCCTTTTGGTGCCAGGATGCGACAGGCCTCATTCAGCAGGAGTTCGGGCTGTTCGGCATGCAGGATGTTGAAAAGCATGACATAGTCGATACTGCCGTCAGCAAGACCTGTCCCTTCTTTCATGAAGTCCCGCAACACGGTTTGCAGGTTGTCAAGGTTCGCCTGCTGCGCCTCTTTCGTGGTCACGGCAATCATCTCTGCATCGATGTCGATGGCGTAGACATGGCCGGAAACCATTCGTGCTGCGGCAATGGAAAAGGTTCCGTAACCGCAAC
This region of Geothermobacter ehrlichii genomic DNA includes:
- a CDS encoding pyridoxamine 5'-phosphate oxidase family protein produces the protein MNRKELMALFNNPTRLGTLATADSSGKVDNAVFSALQMVDENTVMMAIGDNRSYANLRENPRAAFVFFHPAPDPYAWQGGRVYMSVVKADESGPVFDQMVGTVRQMAGDRAADNIKAVLTFAIDEVRPLIDSGK
- a CDS encoding class I SAM-dependent methyltransferase, giving the protein MKIRESGMPEEGMWADFFNPGKILEKLGLSSSTGNVVDFGCGYGTFSIAAARMVSGHVYAIDIDAEMIAVTTKEAQQANLDNLQTVLRDFMKEGTGLADGSIDYVMLFNILHAEQPELLLNEACRILAPKGKLAVIHWNYDPTTPRGPSMEIRPRPEQCQAWAEDAGFQLLPPGLIDLPPYHYGMLFERIPSGDA